One genomic segment of Deltaproteobacteria bacterium includes these proteins:
- a CDS encoding lysophospholipase: MINRTEGYFHGESPANTNTREGQELFYQSWTNQSASARATLVLTHGIAEHSEVYNDFARDFVPRGWDIYALDLRGHGRSEGRRGYIDDFHRYSRDLDRFVRYLKSGPLKNSKLPLVMFGHSMGGLITLRYLVDQGEAAPAVACVLSSPALGLSMPIPALKEMAAKALMKFLPQVTLPNDIRYDHLTHDEALWRKYPSDPLRHDKISPAMYFGMLEGFEKVNQMADRIKIPTLVVAAGDDRIVSRPATEEFFPRIAAEKKKLIVYEKSYHEVLNDFDRERAMSDIDAFLSLVVGGGK; this comes from the coding sequence ATGATCAATCGTACTGAGGGCTACTTTCATGGCGAATCTCCCGCGAACACAAACACGCGTGAGGGCCAAGAGCTGTTTTATCAATCTTGGACGAACCAATCCGCTTCGGCCCGCGCGACTTTGGTCTTAACTCATGGAATTGCCGAACATTCGGAAGTCTACAACGACTTCGCTCGCGATTTCGTCCCACGCGGTTGGGACATTTACGCTTTGGATCTTCGCGGACATGGGCGGAGTGAAGGGCGCCGCGGATATATTGATGACTTTCATCGCTATAGTCGCGATCTCGATCGATTCGTACGGTACTTGAAATCGGGGCCATTAAAAAATTCGAAACTTCCGTTGGTGATGTTTGGTCACTCGATGGGAGGCCTAATCACTTTACGCTATCTCGTGGATCAAGGTGAAGCGGCACCTGCCGTGGCCTGTGTTTTAAGTTCGCCGGCACTTGGACTTTCGATGCCGATTCCTGCCCTAAAAGAGATGGCTGCGAAAGCCTTGATGAAGTTTCTCCCTCAGGTCACTTTGCCGAATGATATTCGCTATGACCACCTCACCCACGACGAGGCTTTGTGGAGAAAGTACCCGTCAGATCCGCTGCGCCACGATAAGATTTCTCCGGCAATGTACTTCGGAATGCTAGAAGGTTTTGAAAAAGTAAATCAAATGGCGGATCGAATCAAAATTCCCACTCTCGTTGTCGCGGCTGGTGACGATCGAATTGTCAGTCGCCCAGCGACCGAGGAGTTCTTTCCTCGGATCGCCGCGGAAAAGAAAAAACTGATTGTTTATGAAAAGTCTTATCATGAAGTTCTAAATGATTTTGACCGCGAGCGTGCAATGTCAGACATCGATGCATTTCTTAGCTTAGTCGTTGGAGGTGGAAAGTGA
- a CDS encoding ABC transporter ATP-binding protein, with translation MEVKQNIEFVIGVENVEFGYGEGLVLKGVDLQVKLGSMVCLVGPSGSGKTTLLNVMGLLEKPQKGRLIFSGHDVATLTERELEVLRLRDLGFIFQSFFLLPTLTVLENTTYFLSSIGLTRSESRDRGEEVLKQVGLIEFKDKLPRDLSGGQRQRVAIARALAKKPRVILADEPTANLDRVTSDAIVAVFQELRRTQKVSFVFSTHDTHLVSYAQEVYRLDSGRLESGRLQAQPGASV, from the coding sequence ATGGAAGTGAAGCAGAATATCGAATTCGTGATTGGGGTTGAAAACGTCGAATTCGGCTATGGCGAAGGCCTGGTTCTGAAAGGCGTGGATCTTCAGGTGAAGCTTGGGTCGATGGTATGCCTCGTCGGTCCCTCTGGCAGCGGTAAAACGACTCTTTTGAATGTTATGGGACTGCTTGAAAAACCACAAAAGGGCCGTTTAATTTTTTCCGGACATGATGTTGCGACACTGACGGAACGAGAGCTCGAGGTTTTGCGGTTAAGAGATCTTGGTTTCATTTTTCAAAGTTTTTTTCTGCTGCCGACGTTAACAGTTTTAGAAAACACGACTTATTTCCTGTCGTCGATTGGTCTGACGCGATCTGAATCGCGCGATCGCGGGGAAGAGGTTTTGAAGCAAGTCGGACTGATCGAGTTCAAAGACAAATTGCCTCGTGATCTTTCTGGTGGGCAAAGACAGAGAGTCGCCATCGCTCGCGCATTGGCGAAAAAACCTCGCGTTATCTTGGCTGATGAGCCGACAGCGAACCTAGATCGTGTAACATCGGACGCAATCGTAGCGGTCTTTCAAGAGCTGCGGCGAACTCAGAAAGTGAGTTTCGTATTTTCAACCCATGACACCCATCTTGTCAGCTATGCTCAAGAGGTTTACCGACTTGATAGCGGGAGACTTGAAAGTGGTCGTCTTCAGGCGCAGCCAGGGGCTTCGGTATGA
- a CDS encoding ABC transporter permease encodes MKIIFDPNVVKIAWRNLFRNRRRTAASLLTVAFGAAGILIFQGFNEGIFSSYRENTIRVRYGHGEVFPKGYREKKSEEPWRDWFENGEAIEATLAKVPGVVTVFPRVTFYAFMTKGGVTLAGRGEGVLAEREAKFFSSLNFVEGTDLDKAPDPLSAIILGKGLAASLNAKPGDVITVLGQTVNGQMNGLELTVSGIFHTGSNEFDSTFFRTQLASAQSLLDTNRIEKFSLETTGIDAWTEVDRKVEAAIPSSEARSFDDLDAIYYGNAVNFLNSQFAFIRIIMLLIVALGIFNTIATGLIERAGEVGALRANGESRVRLFAILLFESAFLGLLGGALGIALALAIQYTVLAKGVLMPPGPGITRTFLIFLEILPSHYVQALVLPALATIVASILPINRLIKSSIPSLLRQNL; translated from the coding sequence ATGAAAATCATCTTTGACCCGAATGTCGTTAAAATTGCCTGGAGAAATTTGTTTCGCAATCGTCGCCGAACGGCTGCTAGCCTTTTGACAGTTGCATTCGGGGCTGCCGGAATTTTAATTTTTCAAGGCTTCAACGAAGGTATTTTCAGTTCGTATCGGGAAAACACCATCCGCGTTCGTTACGGACATGGTGAAGTGTTTCCGAAAGGTTACCGAGAAAAAAAATCGGAAGAGCCTTGGCGCGATTGGTTCGAAAATGGCGAGGCGATAGAAGCGACCTTGGCTAAAGTTCCCGGAGTTGTAACTGTCTTTCCGCGCGTCACCTTTTATGCCTTTATGACGAAGGGCGGAGTGACTCTTGCGGGACGCGGGGAAGGCGTGCTGGCAGAGCGTGAGGCTAAGTTTTTTTCTTCTCTCAACTTTGTTGAGGGGACCGACCTCGATAAAGCTCCTGACCCTTTGAGTGCAATCATACTGGGTAAAGGACTCGCGGCGTCCTTGAACGCGAAACCGGGCGACGTCATCACTGTTCTCGGCCAGACCGTCAACGGTCAGATGAACGGGCTTGAGCTTACGGTGAGCGGGATTTTTCACACCGGATCCAACGAATTTGACAGCACTTTTTTTCGGACCCAACTCGCATCCGCACAGTCGTTACTCGACACAAATCGCATAGAGAAATTCAGTCTTGAAACAACCGGCATTGACGCGTGGACTGAGGTAGATCGCAAAGTGGAGGCGGCGATTCCGTCTAGCGAGGCAAGGTCCTTTGATGATCTTGATGCGATCTATTACGGAAATGCGGTCAATTTTTTAAACTCTCAGTTCGCTTTCATTCGGATTATCATGCTTCTCATCGTCGCCTTAGGGATTTTCAACACGATTGCGACGGGACTCATCGAGCGCGCAGGGGAAGTGGGGGCACTTCGAGCCAACGGAGAATCGCGGGTTCGACTGTTTGCGATTCTACTTTTCGAAAGCGCTTTCTTGGGGCTTCTAGGCGGCGCCTTAGGCATTGCGCTGGCCCTCGCGATTCAGTACACGGTTCTAGCGAAAGGAGTCTTGATGCCTCCCGGGCCAGGGATCACGCGGACTTTTTTGATTTTTCTCGAAATACTTCCTTCGCACTACGTTCAGGCACTCGTTCTTCCAGCTCTTGCTACGATTGTCGCCAGCATTTTGCCGATCAATCGCTTGATCAAATCTTCGATTCCAAGTTTGTTGCGCCAAAACTTGTAA
- the nadB gene encoding L-aspartate oxidase → MSTTANHRNEVCDFLVIGSGLAGLAFALKVAPYGKVVVISKSQAPATNTSMAQGGIAAVMGDDDNFESHIRDTLVAGAGLCKESAVRLVVESAPSVIREIIGWGVKFDVTGPEGKIDLTREGGHSHRRILHVQDHTGQDIHESLLAIVRKNPNIEIYEDHFAVDLIQGDGRISGAHVFDRATWKSLDIFSRFTMLAAGGAGKTYLYTSNWSGATGDGIAMAWRAGARVANLEFMQFHPTCLYHPNARNFLITEAIRGEGGELVDQAGEAFAKRYHPLGSLAPRDIVARSIDAEMKKTGAECMFLDISHRPAEYLRERFPVIYKRCLEFGIDLTKQPIPIVPAAHYLCGGVVTDENGRTDLDGLYAAGETACTGLHGANRLASNSLLECLVFADRAASDVIQKLAQTAPTNMSGAKSAWSLVLESSKDRNQDEEQVAITHMWDEIRRLMWNYVGIVRSDRRLNAAQARLKVILDEISRDHREKLHPDAIELRNIATVADLTVRCARMRKESRGIHWNTDYPNLLAGSPQDSVLDPKRAPVPV, encoded by the coding sequence ATGAGTACGACAGCAAACCACCGCAACGAAGTCTGTGATTTTCTCGTGATTGGTTCAGGGCTCGCGGGGCTCGCGTTTGCCTTGAAAGTCGCGCCCTATGGCAAGGTGGTTGTGATTTCAAAATCTCAAGCACCGGCAACCAACACATCAATGGCCCAAGGCGGCATCGCTGCCGTGATGGGTGACGACGATAATTTCGAATCCCATATCCGAGACACACTGGTGGCTGGCGCCGGCCTCTGCAAAGAGTCGGCTGTGCGACTGGTGGTAGAATCAGCACCATCGGTGATCCGCGAGATTATTGGTTGGGGCGTAAAGTTTGATGTCACTGGCCCCGAAGGAAAAATCGACCTCACCCGCGAAGGCGGCCATAGTCACCGGCGAATCCTGCATGTTCAGGATCACACCGGACAAGATATTCACGAAAGTCTACTCGCCATTGTTCGAAAAAACCCGAATATAGAAATTTACGAGGATCACTTCGCGGTAGATCTGATTCAAGGTGATGGCAGAATATCGGGGGCCCACGTTTTTGATCGCGCAACATGGAAGAGCCTCGACATTTTCTCGCGCTTCACGATGCTTGCGGCAGGTGGAGCGGGAAAAACCTATCTCTACACATCCAACTGGTCTGGTGCGACGGGCGACGGCATCGCCATGGCCTGGCGAGCAGGAGCCCGGGTGGCAAACCTCGAATTTATGCAGTTCCACCCGACCTGCCTTTATCATCCCAACGCGCGAAACTTTTTGATCACCGAAGCTATTCGCGGCGAAGGCGGAGAGCTCGTCGACCAAGCCGGCGAAGCTTTTGCAAAACGTTATCACCCTTTGGGTTCGCTAGCTCCGCGAGATATTGTCGCCCGTTCAATCGACGCCGAGATGAAAAAAACCGGCGCAGAATGCATGTTCCTTGATATCTCACATCGCCCCGCGGAATACCTTCGCGAACGTTTTCCTGTCATCTACAAGCGGTGTTTAGAATTCGGAATTGATTTAACGAAACAACCCATTCCCATCGTACCTGCTGCTCATTATCTTTGCGGCGGCGTCGTCACGGATGAAAACGGCAGAACTGATTTAGATGGTCTTTACGCAGCAGGGGAAACGGCATGCACCGGACTTCATGGAGCCAACCGTCTTGCTTCGAACTCGCTGCTCGAATGTTTGGTGTTCGCGGATCGCGCCGCCTCAGACGTCATTCAAAAGCTAGCGCAAACCGCGCCTACTAATATGTCCGGGGCCAAAAGCGCTTGGAGTCTGGTCCTTGAATCTTCAAAAGACAGAAATCAAGACGAGGAACAAGTGGCCATCACACACATGTGGGATGAGATTCGCCGCCTGATGTGGAACTATGTTGGGATAGTGCGATCCGATCGTCGGCTGAACGCCGCACAAGCGAGATTAAAAGTAATTCTAGATGAAATTTCCCGGGACCATCGTGAAAAACTTCATCCAGACGCGATCGAGCTCCGAAACATCGCAACCGTCGCAGATTTAACGGTTCGCTGTGCACGGATGCGAAAAGAATCGCGCGGCATTCACTGGAACACCGACTATCCAAATCTACTTGCCGGCAGTCCGCAGGACTCGGTCTTAGACCCGAAGAGAGCGCCCGTACCCGTGTAA
- a CDS encoding diguanylate cyclase has translation MSVSLGERRREFQVLVVDRDDQRRERILDWLTELGFGSVQIAAAPDSAASFADAQPPHIALVSMSSTAEAISEARQTAEKLRKVSREIQVVFYATDSASLAASRTLALQIASDATIWDIMELPFENDGAIHSHACKEALILTMDRVCSRLYYQFETEYWKNRWEKSAPKDGKDPVAVRDRLYACVQEFSKVRDLESVIKTAAHAFSRVIDGRTVIYFRWVPIRNSLVVSHLEAAPDQRAKGLGFSVSEMKVFKTPLEFKALREFTKDVFKADDYTTLLHGVPDDPTGLFVLLGSGISVGGKDEFEAIAFLFDLTWSRLEAVRDRHALERVDRGTGLPNKKAVAESMEFECVRARRLRHPFSAAAIEIGVGTNSDSAETDAPTSSLSTSRHSGFEAMLGPTHEAIMKIVGQTLRRALRGTDYVARVERSRFAVLMPHTSVAESVGVIDRMCRLIERLQLPALESAGIPRLRARAGVAEYPRLSSDADGLMQAMEDALTAAWSGLGTSGVRVMVHEVSPGFHADFEPQMPSQPTIPGTTNRT, from the coding sequence TTGAGTGTTTCGCTAGGCGAACGACGCAGAGAATTTCAAGTGCTCGTAGTTGATCGGGACGATCAGCGGCGCGAGCGAATTCTTGATTGGCTCACTGAACTTGGCTTTGGTTCTGTACAAATCGCGGCTGCCCCCGATTCTGCGGCGAGCTTCGCAGATGCCCAGCCTCCACACATTGCGCTGGTGTCGATGTCCTCTACAGCAGAGGCAATCTCCGAGGCGAGGCAAACTGCGGAAAAGCTTCGCAAAGTGAGCCGGGAAATTCAGGTGGTTTTTTACGCCACAGATTCCGCTTCATTGGCCGCGTCCAGAACGCTGGCATTACAAATAGCCTCGGATGCAACTATCTGGGATATAATGGAACTTCCCTTTGAAAATGACGGCGCTATCCACAGTCACGCCTGCAAAGAAGCTCTAATCTTGACAATGGACCGAGTCTGTTCACGGCTCTATTATCAATTTGAAACCGAATATTGGAAAAACCGGTGGGAAAAGTCCGCACCAAAAGATGGGAAAGATCCTGTTGCAGTTCGCGATCGCTTGTATGCCTGCGTTCAGGAGTTTTCAAAAGTTCGTGATTTGGAATCCGTGATCAAAACTGCGGCGCATGCTTTTTCCCGAGTCATCGACGGAAGGACTGTCATTTACTTCCGTTGGGTCCCGATAAGAAATTCGCTGGTCGTATCGCACCTCGAAGCCGCCCCGGACCAGCGAGCAAAGGGCTTAGGATTTTCAGTTTCGGAAATGAAAGTTTTCAAAACTCCATTGGAATTCAAAGCTTTGCGTGAGTTTACAAAAGACGTATTCAAGGCTGATGACTACACGACACTTCTTCACGGTGTGCCTGACGACCCGACCGGTCTTTTCGTCTTGCTTGGTTCTGGGATCTCCGTCGGTGGCAAAGATGAGTTCGAAGCGATTGCGTTTCTTTTTGATTTAACTTGGAGTCGTCTTGAGGCCGTACGCGACAGGCACGCACTTGAACGGGTTGATCGCGGAACTGGTCTGCCTAACAAAAAGGCGGTCGCCGAATCGATGGAATTTGAATGCGTTCGCGCGAGGCGGCTGCGCCATCCGTTTTCCGCTGCGGCAATTGAAATTGGTGTCGGGACAAATTCAGATTCCGCCGAAACTGATGCACCGACTTCGAGTTTATCGACTTCGCGGCACTCGGGATTCGAAGCTATGCTTGGCCCGACCCACGAGGCCATCATGAAGATTGTCGGCCAAACCCTTAGAAGGGCACTTCGTGGAACGGACTATGTCGCTCGAGTCGAACGCAGTCGGTTCGCGGTCCTCATGCCGCACACATCTGTCGCAGAATCGGTTGGCGTCATCGATCGAATGTGTCGCCTCATCGAGAGACTTCAATTACCGGCCCTCGAGTCTGCCGGCATTCCGCGACTTCGAGCGCGCGCCGGCGTCGCGGAATATCCCCGTTTGTCCAGCGATGCTGATGGACTTATGCAAGCAATGGAAGATGCACTGACAGCGGCTTGGTCTGGACTTGGAACCTCGGGAGTGCGAGTAATGGTCCATGAAGTTTCGCCTGGATTTCATGCTGACTTTGAGCCTCAAATGCCCTCGCAACCCACCATTCCTGGTACCACCAATCGCACATAG
- the alr gene encoding alanine racemase codes for MNRFRPTFAEVNLTALACNTIGIFRSLNRPEFFCPMVKANAYGHGDLVVSRKLRSIGVKHLGVGLIEEGIHLRENGDNESVLHFGMFDRQGLCEMLERRLTPVVSSLEALQILIEEAEKKSAPPVEIHLKINTGMNRLGLDPGVVAKAARLIRNSKALKLSGVATHFANGELLSDPASTAAEQLRVFESSVAEILKSGLSGFAKHIANSDAASELVVMGLKGYGARPGISVYGIQNSANLFDIEPILKLRSGIVHLQDVRQGARVSYGGTWIAPCDSRIGIIPCGYADGYRRGLAGSEILVHGQRVSVVGTICMDYFMCDLTSVPLAKVGDEVILLGKSGSDSVTASELAHRLGTIPYEILTGLSERVPRLYNDVGPHSSLT; via the coding sequence ATGAATCGCTTTCGGCCCACTTTTGCAGAAGTTAATTTGACCGCACTTGCGTGCAACACCATCGGTATTTTTCGTTCTTTAAACCGCCCCGAGTTTTTTTGCCCGATGGTCAAAGCAAATGCCTACGGACACGGCGATCTTGTCGTGTCGCGAAAGCTGCGCTCGATCGGGGTCAAGCATTTAGGAGTAGGATTAATTGAAGAAGGTATTCATCTTCGCGAAAACGGTGACAACGAATCGGTCCTTCACTTCGGGATGTTTGATCGACAGGGTTTATGCGAAATGCTCGAGCGACGTCTCACTCCTGTCGTTAGTTCGCTAGAGGCACTTCAAATTCTTATAGAGGAGGCAGAAAAAAAATCCGCGCCTCCCGTTGAGATTCATTTAAAAATCAACACCGGCATGAACAGACTCGGTCTCGATCCCGGTGTCGTCGCTAAGGCCGCGAGGTTGATTAGAAACTCGAAGGCATTGAAGCTTTCAGGGGTCGCCACCCATTTCGCCAATGGTGAGCTTTTATCGGACCCTGCATCCACGGCAGCTGAACAGCTTCGAGTTTTTGAGTCCAGTGTCGCGGAAATCTTAAAGTCTGGATTGTCTGGGTTTGCGAAGCACATCGCAAATTCAGATGCAGCTTCCGAACTCGTGGTCATGGGGCTTAAAGGTTACGGTGCACGTCCCGGAATTTCTGTTTACGGTATTCAGAACTCCGCAAATCTCTTCGATATCGAGCCGATCCTAAAACTGCGAAGCGGCATAGTTCATCTGCAAGACGTACGTCAGGGCGCACGAGTTAGCTACGGCGGAACATGGATCGCGCCTTGCGATTCTCGAATTGGCATAATTCCGTGTGGGTACGCTGACGGATACAGGCGTGGTCTAGCGGGCTCCGAAATTCTTGTCCATGGCCAGCGCGTCTCCGTCGTTGGGACGATATGCATGGATTACTTTATGTGCGATTTGACGTCAGTTCCCTTGGCGAAAGTCGGTGACGAAGTGATTCTGCTAGGTAAATCGGGCTCAGATAGCGTGACAGCTTCTGAACTAGCGCATCGGCTAGGCACTATCCCATATGAAATTTTGACTGGCCTCAGCGAGCGAGTTCCAAGGCTTTATAATGACGTAGGGCCGCATAGTAGCTTAACCTAA
- a CDS encoding ABC transporter permease, which yields MIARDKFNRAFDGFFLWLAVKFRTFIIEVGELAGFGLQGYRLFLTKPFRWPELLIHMEFIGNKSLGIIVMSGLFTGMALAYQIYLGFKLVNAVSLVGPTVGMGITRELGPVLTGLIVAARAGGAMAARLGSMRVTEQIDALEVMGVNPMQYLVSPRLVAAVIVMPLLTGVFDFAAMFGCWLVCIKLLGMDEAAFFDRTYLWLEPYHIFEGLFKAAVFGVFFAIICTQRGYLTKGGAEGVGAATNRGVVLSMVMVIASDFFLTNLINMFYNVFGMNGWK from the coding sequence ATGATCGCGCGCGACAAATTCAATCGCGCCTTCGACGGCTTTTTCCTTTGGCTAGCTGTAAAATTCCGTACGTTCATTATTGAAGTTGGCGAACTTGCTGGGTTTGGTTTACAGGGCTATCGGCTGTTTTTGACCAAACCGTTTCGCTGGCCGGAACTTCTTATTCACATGGAGTTCATCGGTAACAAGTCGCTTGGAATCATTGTCATGTCCGGTTTGTTCACGGGCATGGCGCTCGCGTATCAGATCTACCTTGGCTTTAAACTTGTCAACGCTGTGTCGCTTGTTGGCCCAACGGTGGGGATGGGAATTACGCGTGAGCTTGGCCCCGTATTAACGGGATTGATCGTCGCTGCTAGGGCCGGCGGTGCAATGGCAGCTAGGCTAGGCAGTATGCGGGTCACCGAACAGATAGATGCGTTAGAGGTCATGGGCGTAAATCCCATGCAGTACCTTGTCAGTCCACGTCTCGTAGCTGCGGTGATCGTCATGCCTCTATTGACCGGAGTCTTTGATTTTGCGGCGATGTTTGGCTGTTGGTTAGTTTGTATTAAGCTCTTGGGAATGGATGAGGCAGCGTTTTTCGATCGAACATATTTGTGGCTTGAGCCCTATCATATTTTTGAAGGTCTCTTTAAAGCGGCGGTGTTTGGTGTATTCTTCGCGATTATTTGCACGCAACGTGGGTACCTTACGAAAGGCGGCGCAGAGGGAGTTGGCGCAGCTACTAATCGTGGCGTTGTGCTCTCGATGGTCATGGTAATAGCAAGTGACTTTTTTCTGACGAACCTTATCAACATGTTTTACAACGTCTTTGGGATGAACGGCTGGAAGTAG
- a CDS encoding ATP-binding cassette domain-containing protein, with translation MDIVELVDKPDLAIAIKDLRKSFDGREFVLNGMTLEIPKGKITVLIGYSGTGKSVLLKHILGLLKPTSGSIRILGQEITNMNMEQLTKLRNRFGMLFQYAALFDDMTALENVIFPLKEHRRELTRAKMIEIARARLKESGLDEKHYAKQPSEMSGGMRKRVGLARALALDPEILVYDEPTTGLDPVLTEMVDNLIVSTHNLRQGTTSVVVSHDLFAAFRIADHVVMLDSGRVLLHGTPQDFLDSDIDLVKRFVAKGVRKELQPHAGSTRSVE, from the coding sequence ATGGATATAGTTGAGCTCGTCGACAAACCAGATCTTGCCATCGCGATCAAAGATTTGCGGAAATCTTTTGATGGACGCGAATTTGTTCTGAACGGAATGACGCTTGAAATTCCCAAAGGTAAAATCACAGTACTGATTGGCTATTCGGGGACAGGGAAATCAGTTCTTCTGAAACATATTCTGGGGCTTCTGAAGCCGACCTCTGGATCCATTCGAATTCTAGGACAAGAAATAACGAATATGAACATGGAGCAGCTTACGAAGCTCCGCAATCGTTTCGGAATGCTGTTTCAATACGCAGCATTATTCGACGATATGACAGCACTCGAGAACGTAATATTTCCGCTCAAAGAACATCGCCGGGAGTTGACCAGGGCGAAGATGATTGAAATTGCACGCGCGCGTTTAAAGGAATCAGGACTCGACGAAAAACACTATGCGAAACAACCATCAGAAATGTCGGGCGGGATGCGAAAGCGTGTTGGTCTTGCGCGGGCTCTTGCGCTCGACCCAGAAATTCTTGTTTATGACGAACCGACGACTGGACTCGACCCTGTGCTTACGGAAATGGTGGATAATCTAATTGTCTCCACCCATAATTTGAGACAAGGGACGACTTCTGTTGTTGTGAGTCATGATTTGTTTGCAGCATTCCGAATAGCTGATCACGTCGTGATGCTCGATAGCGGACGAGTTTTGTTACACGGGACACCGCAAGACTTTTTAGATTCTGACATCGATTTGGTGAAGAGATTCGTTGCCAAAGGTGTGCGTAAAGAGCTGCAACCGCACGCAGGCTCGACACGCTCGGTGGAGTGA
- a CDS encoding MCE family protein, translated as MGLFAAPEFKVGLLVLIVSGLIATMSIKVSNDPAGLGATKKAHFFMDDASGLVRNSNIRMAGIPVGMIKEIKLENGMARVEVVVKGDTPMTKSARVEIRPNGILGDKFVEIIGGDVRDPPLRSGDQIMVVDDRASVDRLIGEISKITKSIAQVADNIKAATEGDKDKPLGRIVDNIERLTTDLATLSAERKDDMGEIIANLRETTDTINNLVNDETDDGFKSAWKDALKSLKKIEGTLANVEEITGKINRGEGTIGKLVNDAETAEELNTAISGINNLLDTGNKLQTSFDYHANIMANTGEAKSFLNLRLQPGVDRYYELGIVDDATGTRERTRISTTTNGVETVSVENKTFQDRVKFNALFAKNFWNLTLKGGIIENAGGVGADYYLMKRNLRLSIEAFDFGNLQLRATARYNFWSGLYIAAGGEDMASKTGNASAFIGGGLFLTNDDLKLLLTKMPF; from the coding sequence ATGGGTTTGTTTGCTGCGCCTGAATTTAAAGTCGGCCTTCTTGTGCTGATCGTTTCAGGTCTCATTGCGACAATGTCTATCAAGGTCTCAAACGACCCTGCAGGTCTCGGCGCGACCAAAAAAGCCCATTTCTTTATGGATGATGCGAGTGGACTTGTTAGAAATTCGAACATTCGTATGGCCGGTATTCCCGTCGGTATGATCAAGGAAATCAAACTTGAAAATGGAATGGCGCGAGTAGAAGTCGTGGTTAAGGGCGATACGCCGATGACCAAATCCGCGCGCGTTGAAATTCGACCGAACGGCATTCTCGGGGATAAGTTCGTAGAGATCATCGGCGGTGATGTTCGCGATCCACCTTTGCGATCGGGTGATCAAATAATGGTGGTTGATGACCGAGCGTCGGTCGACCGATTGATCGGCGAAATTTCTAAAATCACTAAATCGATTGCGCAAGTCGCAGACAATATAAAAGCAGCTACCGAGGGCGATAAGGACAAACCACTTGGTCGCATTGTCGACAATATCGAGCGATTGACGACGGATCTTGCGACACTCTCGGCGGAGCGAAAAGACGACATGGGCGAGATCATCGCCAATCTTCGCGAAACGACTGACACGATAAATAACTTGGTCAATGACGAAACCGATGACGGCTTTAAGTCTGCTTGGAAAGACGCACTGAAGAGCTTAAAGAAGATCGAAGGTACCCTTGCAAACGTCGAAGAAATTACAGGTAAGATCAATCGCGGTGAAGGCACCATCGGCAAGCTTGTAAATGACGCTGAAACGGCAGAGGAGCTAAACACCGCGATTTCTGGGATTAACAATCTGCTTGATACCGGCAACAAGTTGCAGACGAGCTTTGATTATCACGCAAACATCATGGCTAACACGGGCGAAGCAAAATCATTTCTCAATCTTCGGCTCCAACCTGGGGTCGATCGTTATTACGAATTAGGGATCGTCGACGACGCGACTGGCACTCGCGAGCGAACGCGCATTTCGACGACGACAAACGGTGTGGAAACGGTTTCAGTTGAAAATAAAACCTTCCAGGATCGCGTGAAGTTCAATGCGCTTTTTGCAAAGAATTTTTGGAACCTGACATTGAAGGGCGGCATCATCGAAAATGCTGGCGGTGTCGGAGCTGATTACTATCTGATGAAGCGAAATCTTCGCTTGTCAATCGAAGCATTTGATTTTGGAAACTTGCAGCTGCGTGCGACCGCACGGTACAACTTCTGGAGCGGACTTTACATAGCTGCTGGTGGTGAGGACATGGCGTCTAAAACAGGCAATGCGAGCGCCTTCATCGGCGGCGGTCTGTTCTTAACCAACGACGATCTCAAACTTCTTTTAACGAAAATGCCATTCTAG